The following are encoded together in the Populus trichocarpa isolate Nisqually-1 chromosome 5, P.trichocarpa_v4.1, whole genome shotgun sequence genome:
- the LOC7464822 gene encoding uncharacterized oxidoreductase At1g06690, chloroplastic, which yields MAMAMNVSPCFCVASNRRSGNRVRAVASEDLVFSKIKDDKVKLGGSDLEVTRLGIGAWSWGDTSYWNNFEWDDRKMKAAKAAFDTSVDCGITFFDTAEVYGSRFSFGAINSETLLGRFIKERKVKDPEVEVAVATKYAALPWRLGRQSVLTALKDSLNRLGLSSVELYQLHWPGIWGNEGYIDGLGDAVEQGLVKAVGVSNYSASRLRDAYEKLKKRGIPLASNQVNYSLIYRAPEENGVKAACDELGVTLIAYSPIAQGVLTGKYTPENPPTGPRGQIYTPEFLTKLQPLLNRIKEMGENYSKTNTQVVLNWLVAQENVIPIPGAKNAQQAEEFAGALGWRLTSEEIDELRSLAMEIKPVTGFPVEKL from the exons ATGGCTATGGCTATGAATGTTAGTCCATGTTTTTGTGTTGCAAGTAATAGGAGATCAGGTAATAGAGTGAGAGCTGTTGCCTCTGAGGATCTTGTTTTTTCGAAGATAAAGGATGATAAGGTGAAGTTAGGTGGGTCTGATTTGGAGGTTACAAGGCTTGGAATTGGTGCTTGGTCTTGGGGTGATACCAGCTACTGGAACAACTTTGAATGGGATG ATAGGAAAATGAAGGCTGCTAAAGCAGCTTTTGACACAAGTGTTGATTGCGGTATAACTTTCTTTGACACTGCTGAAGTTTATGGATCTAGG TTCTCATTTGGAGCCATAAATTCCGAAACTCTTCTAGGAAG ATTTATCAAGGAAAGGAAAGTAAAAGATCCTGAAGTGGAGGTAGCTGTTGCAACCAAATATGCAGCATTGCCATGGAGGCTGGGACGTCAGAGTGTTCTAACTGCCCTTAAGGATTCCCTCAATCGCCTTGGACTTTCTTCGGTAGAGCTATATCAACTCCATTG GCCTGGAATATGGGGAAATGAAG GATACATTGATGGTCTTGGGGATGCTGTTGAGCAGGGTCTTGTGAAGGCTGTTGGTGTTTCAAATTACAGTG CGAGCCGACTTCGTGATGCTTACGAGAAGCTTAAGAAAAGAGGTATTCCACTGGCTTCAAATCAAGTGAATTACAGCCTCATATACAGGGCACCTGAGGAGAATGGTGTGAAGGCAGCCTGTGATGAACTTGGGGTCACTTTGATTGCATATTCTCCTATTGCTCAAG GCGTTCTTACAGGAAAGTATACACCAGAAAATCCACCAACTGGTCCTCGAGGCCAGATTTACACTCCCGAGTTTCTAACAAAG CTCCAACCTCTGTTGAACAGAATCAAAGAAATGGGAGAGAACTACAGTAAAACTAACACACAG GTGGTATTGAACTGGCTAGTAGCCCAGGAGAATGTCATTCCGATCCCAGGGGCGAAGAATGCTCAACAGGCTGAGGAATTCGCTGGTGCACTTGGTTGGAGACTTACCAGTGAAGAGATCGATGAGCTGCGCTCCTTGGCGATGGAGATAAAACCTGTAACCGGTTTCCCCGTTGAAAAGTTGTAA